One Capsicum annuum cultivar UCD-10X-F1 chromosome 2, UCD10Xv1.1, whole genome shotgun sequence genomic window carries:
- the LOC107860176 gene encoding heptahelical transmembrane protein 4 isoform X2: protein MIAPLLLRPITRWPFYAFLGGAMFCLLASSICHLLSCHSERLSYIMLRLDYAGIAALIATSFYPPVYYSFMCYPFFCNLYLGFITFLGIGTILGSLLPVFQTPEYRIIRASLFFGMGLSGAVPILHKLFLFWHQPEALHTTGYELLMGIFYGIGALVYAMRVPERWMPGKFDIAGHSHQLFHVLVVAGAYTHYCAGLVYLRWRDQQGC from the coding sequence ATGATAGCACCATTGCTGTTGCGACCAATAACACGGTGGCCATTCTATGCCTTCCTTGGTGGGGCAATGTTTTGCTTGTTAGCAAGCAGCATATGTCATTTACTTTCTTGCCATTCAGAGCGTTTATCATACATCATGTTGAGGCTCGACTATGCTGGTATTGCTGCCCTGATAGCAACTTCATTTTACCCTCCCGTCTATTATTCCTTCATGTGTTACCCCTTCTTTTGCAATCTGTACCTGGGATTTATTACCTTCCTGGGAATTGGCACAATCTTGGGTTCCCTCCTTCCTGTGTTCCAGACCCCAGAATATCGAATCATCAGAGCATCTCTATTCTTCGGAATGGGCTTATCAGGTGCGGTACCTATTCTGCACAAGCTGTTTTTGTTTTGGCACCAACCAGAGGCGCTTCATACCACTGGATATGAACTTTTGATGGGCATATTTTACGGCATTGGAGCGCTGGTGTATGCCATGAGAGTTCCGGAAAGATGGATGCCTGGGAAGTTTGACATTGCTGGCCACAGCCACCAACTATTTCATGTACTTGTGGTAGCAGGGGCTTATACTCATTACTGTGCTGGGTTGGTTTATCTCCGGTGGCGGGACCAGCAAGGGTGCTAA
- the LOC107860176 gene encoding heptahelical transmembrane protein 4 isoform X1, with amino-acid sequence MGGTDKEKLIGCEPREGKGKRLWKKVKYQLVEYHSLPGYLKDNEYILGHYRAEWPLKQALLSIFTIHNETLNVWTHLIGFFLFLVLTIYTAIQVPKVVDLHSLQNLPDVLRKADLHKLQAELMTCLPSLLHMPDLHTLRDGLLPSPSNWHILDLLNNCLPERFSHSNHTDVCVLRSVKEDVANMIAPLLLRPITRWPFYAFLGGAMFCLLASSICHLLSCHSERLSYIMLRLDYAGIAALIATSFYPPVYYSFMCYPFFCNLYLGFITFLGIGTILGSLLPVFQTPEYRIIRASLFFGMGLSGAVPILHKLFLFWHQPEALHTTGYELLMGIFYGIGALVYAMRVPERWMPGKFDIAGHSHQLFHVLVVAGAYTHYCAGLVYLRWRDQQGC; translated from the exons ATGGGTGGTACGGACAAAGAGAAATTGATTGGATGTGAGCCAAGGGAAGGTAAAGGGAAGAGGTTGTGGAAGAAAGTGAAGTATCAGCTGGTGGAGTATCATTCCTTGCCTGGGTATTTGAAAGACAATGAATATATTCTGGGTCATTACAGGGCTGAATGGCCACTGAAGCAAGCGTTGCTCAGCATTTTCACCATTCATAATGAGACCCTCAATGTTTGGAC GCATTTGATTGGGTTCTTCCTCTTCCTTGTGCTGACCATCTATACTGCAATCCAAGTTCCCAAGGTTGTGGATCTACATTCTTTACAGAATCTCCCTGATGTGCTGAGGAAGGCTGATTTGCACAAATTACAAGCAGAACTTATGACTTGTCTTCCTTCTTTGCTGCATATGCCTGATTTGCACACACTTCGAGATGGATTGCTACCATCTCCCTCTAACTGGCATATTCTTGACCTCCTGAATAACTGTCTACCTGAGCGATTTTCCCACAGCAACCATACAGATGTCTGCGTATTG CGGAGTGTAAAGGAAGATGTTGCAAATATGATAGCACCATTGCTGTTGCGACCAATAACACGGTGGCCATTCTATGCCTTCCTTGGTGGGGCAATGTTTTGCTTGTTAGCAAGCAGCATATGTCATTTACTTTCTTGCCATTCAGAGCGTTTATCATACATCATGTTGAGGCTCGACTATGCTGGTATTGCTGCCCTGATAGCAACTTCATTTTACCCTCCCGTCTATTATTCCTTCATGTGTTACCCCTTCTTTTGCAATCTGTACCTGGGATTTATTACCTTCCTGGGAATTGGCACAATCTTGGGTTCCCTCCTTCCTGTGTTCCAGACCCCAGAATATCGAATCATCAGAGCATCTCTATTCTTCGGAATGGGCTTATCAGGTGCGGTACCTATTCTGCACAAGCTGTTTTTGTTTTGGCACCAACCAGAGGCGCTTCATACCACTGGATATGAACTTTTGATGGGCATATTTTACGGCATTGGAGCGCTGGTGTATGCCATGAGAGTTCCGGAAAGATGGATGCCTGGGAAGTTTGACATTGCTGGCCACAGCCACCAACTATTTCATGTACTTGTGGTAGCAGGGGCTTATACTCATTACTGTGCTGGGTTGGTTTATCTCCGGTGGCGGGACCAGCAAGGGTGCTAA